In the genome of Drosophila pseudoobscura strain MV-25-SWS-2005 chromosome 3, UCI_Dpse_MV25, whole genome shotgun sequence, one region contains:
- the LOC4804189 gene encoding glyceraldehyde-3-phosphate dehydrogenase, whose translation MSALGINGFGRIGRVFLRNCLMRKEAKVLAINDPSMDPKYLAYMLRYDTTHGIFNKKISLEGNTIVVDGKKIKLLKESDPKKLKWGDLGVKTVVDCSGRFTTLKACQVHLDGGAEKVVISAPSSDAPMFVCGVNLHKYKPDMKIISNASCTTNCLAPLAKVVNDRFQIVEGLMTTVHAATATQKIIDGPSNKAWRDGRSGMCNIIPASTGAAKAVAKVIPALNGKLTGMAFRVPTPNVSVVDLTCRLHKPAKLDDIKKAVKSAAEGDMKGILGYVEEEVVSSDFNGSRFASVFDAKACIALNDNFVKLIAWYDNETGYSCRLFDLIVYTQLADKCAEEELKKKCAEEEQKKKCAEKDKDPCKKK comes from the coding sequence ATGTCTGCACTCGGAATCAATGGCTTTGGACGCATCGGTCGCGTGTTTCTTCGCAACTGTCTGATGCGCAAGGAGGCGAAAGTGCTGGCTATCAATGACCCCTCAATGGACCCCAAGTACCTGGCCTATATGCTGCGTTACGACACCACGCATGGCATATTCAACAAGAAGATCTCCCTGGAAGGCAACACAATAGTGGTCGACGGGAAGAAGATCAAGCTGCTGAAGGAGTCCGATCCCAAGAAGCTCAAGTGGGGGGATCTGGGCGTGAAAACCGTTGTGGACTGCTCGGGCCGCTTTACCACCCTGAAGGCGTGCCAGGTCCATTTGGATGGTGGCGCAGAGAAGGTGGTCATCTCTGCCCCCTCGTCCGATGCACCGATGTTCGTGTGCGGCGTGAACCTGCACAAGTATAAGCCGGACATGAAGATCATATCGAACGCTTCATGCACCACCAACTGCCTGGCCCCGCTGGCCAAGGTGGTGAACGACAGGTTCCAAATTGTTGAGGGTCTGATGACCACGGTGCATGCCGCCACGGCCACCCAGAAGATCATCGATGGGCCGAGCAACAAGGCTTGGCGCGATGGCCGCAGTGGCATGTGCAACATCATACCCGCATCCACGGGCGCTGCCAAGGCAGTGGCCAAAGTGATTCCCGCTCTGAACGGGAAGCTCACGGGCATGGCATTCCGTGTGCCCACCCCAAATGTCTCTGTGGTGGATCTGACCTGTCGCCTGCACAAGCCCGCTAAGCTGGATGATATCAAAAAGGCCGTCAAGTCAGCAGCCGAGGGTGACATGAAAGGGATCCTTGGCtacgtggaggaggaggtcgTCTCCTCCGACTTCAACGGTTCGCGCTTTGCATCCGTCTTCGATGCCAAGGCCTGCATTGCTCTCAACGATAACTTTGTCAAGCTGATTGCCTGGTATGACAATGAGACGGGCTATTCGTGTCGTCTCTTCGATCTCATTGTTTACACCCAACTGGCTGACAAGTGCGCAGAGGAGGAGCTGAAGAAGAAGTGcgcagaggaggagcagaagaaaAAGTGCGCCGAGAAAGACAAGGATCCCTGCAAGAAGAAGTAG